One window from the genome of Entelurus aequoreus isolate RoL-2023_Sb linkage group LG04, RoL_Eaeq_v1.1, whole genome shotgun sequence encodes:
- the npy7r gene encoding neuropeptide Y receptor Y7, with protein MSPRESSNSTGWEPDETDVWNLANGSMDSNLHGFHIDVTKHIGVQITLITAYSVIILLGLLGNALVVYMIIRYRNMRTVTNFFIANLALADLLVDTLCLPFTLVYTLLDEWKFGAVLCHMVPFAQALSVHVSILTMTVIALERYRCIVFHLGQRLTWHSSFLIMAFTWTTSAVLAAPLAIFREYRQEEIPSINLHIVVCSEKWPHGTSSVIYSLSMLLLQYISPLAIISYAYICIWVKLKNHISPSTRNDSIARRKKTTKMLALVVVVFAICWLPFHVFQLASDLDLVLRFKEYKLIYTVFHIVAMCSTCTNPLLYGWMNKNYRNGFLMVFRCQDKPDSFRPEGSFRTRSTRRLTLNGRNGGHPPTAV; from the coding sequence ATGAGTCCCCGGGAGTCGTCCAACAGCACGGGATGGGAGCCCGACGAAACGGACGTGTGGAACCTGGCGAATGGGAGCATGGATTCCAACCTGCACGGATTCCACATAGACGTCACCAAGCACATCGGGGTGCAGATCACCCTGATCACGGCCTATTCCGTCATCATCCTGCTGGGCCTGCTGGGGAACGCTCTGGTGGTCTACATGATCATCCGCTACAGGAACATGCGCACGGTCACCAACTTCTTCATAGCCAACTTGGCGCTGGCCGACCTCCTGGTGGACACCCTGTGCCTGCCCTTCACGCTGGTCTACACCCTGCTGGACGAGTGGAAGTTCGGCGCCGTGCTGTGCCACATGGTGCCCTTCGCCCAGGCCCTGAGCGTGCACGTGTCCATCCTGACCATGACCGTCATCGCCCTGGAGCGCTACCGCTGCATCGTTTTCCACCTGGGTCAGCGCCTCACCTGGCACTCCAGCTTTCTCATCATGGCGTTCACGTGGACTACCTCGGCGGTGCTGGCGGCGCCCCTGGCCATCTTCCGAGAGTACCGGCAAGAAGAGATCCCCTCCATCAATCTGCACATCGTCGTGTGCTCCGAGAAGTGGCCGCACGGCACCAGCAGCGTCATATACAGCCTCTCCATGCTGCTCCTGCAGTACATTAGCCCTTTAGCCATCATCAGTTACGCTTACATTTGCATCTGGGTCAAGCTGAAGAACCACATCAGCCCGTCTACACGCAACGATAGCATCGCCCGGCGTAAAAAGACCACCAAGATGTTGGcgctggtggtggtggtgtttgCAATCTGCTGGCTGCCCTTCCATGTGTTCCAGCTGGCCAGCGATCTGGACCTGGTGCTCAGGTTTAAGGAGTACAAACTGATATACACCGTCTTCCATATCGTGGCCATGTGTTCCACTTGCACCAACCCGCTGCTGTACGGATGGATGAATAAAAACTACAGAAATGGCTTCCTAATGGTCTTCCGCTGCCAGGATAAGCCCGATTCTTTCCGCCCCGAGGGCTCCTTCCGGACTCGCTCCACCAGGCGGCTAACGCTCAACGGCCGCAACGGCGGACACCCACCCACTGCGGTGTGA